A region from the Benincasa hispida cultivar B227 chromosome 10, ASM972705v1, whole genome shotgun sequence genome encodes:
- the LOC120088092 gene encoding SUMO-conjugating enzyme SCE1 isoform X1 has translation MSGGIARGRLAEERKSWRKNHPHGFVAKPETMPDGTVNLMIWHCIIPGKVGTDWEGGFFPLTLNFSEDYPSKPPKCRFPQGFFHPNVYPSGTVCLSILNEDSGWRPAITVKQILVGIQDLLDQPNPADPAQTEGYHLFIQDAVEYKKRVRQQAKQYPPLV, from the exons ATGTCCGGCGGTATTGCACGCGGTCGTCTTGCGGAGGAGCGGAAGTCGTGGCGGAAGAATCATCCCCAT gGTTTTGTTGCGAAACCGGAGACGATGCCTGATGGGACCGTGAATTTAATGATTTGGCATTGCATTATTCCTGGGAAAGTTGGG ACAGACTGGGAGGGTGGTTTTTTTCCCCTTACACTTAATTTCAGTGAAGACTACCCAAGTAAGCCACCAAAGTGTAGATTCCCTCAGGGTTTCTTCCATCCTAACGTTTACCCATCAGGAACAGTCTGCCTGTCAATTCTCAATGAAGATAGT GGGTGGAGACCAGCCATAACAGTTAAACAAATTCTTGTTGGAATCCAGGATTTGCTGGATCAACCAAACCCTGCTGATCCTGCTCAGACAGAAGGGTATCATCTCTTCATCCAG GATGCCGTTGAGTACAAGAAGAGGGTTCGCCAACAAGCCAAACAGTATCCACCTCTGGTGTAA
- the LOC120088092 gene encoding SUMO-conjugating enzyme SCE1 isoform X2 translates to MLVLLSGTLCRVLDEGCYFLILWTDWEGGFFPLTLNFSEDYPSKPPKCRFPQGFFHPNVYPSGTVCLSILNEDSGWRPAITVKQILVGIQDLLDQPNPADPAQTEGYHLFIQDAVEYKKRVRQQAKQYPPLV, encoded by the exons ATGCTTGTTTTGCTCTCGGGAACTCTGTGTCGGGTTCTTGATGAAGGATGTTATTTCTTGATTTTGTGG ACAGACTGGGAGGGTGGTTTTTTTCCCCTTACACTTAATTTCAGTGAAGACTACCCAAGTAAGCCACCAAAGTGTAGATTCCCTCAGGGTTTCTTCCATCCTAACGTTTACCCATCAGGAACAGTCTGCCTGTCAATTCTCAATGAAGATAGT GGGTGGAGACCAGCCATAACAGTTAAACAAATTCTTGTTGGAATCCAGGATTTGCTGGATCAACCAAACCCTGCTGATCCTGCTCAGACAGAAGGGTATCATCTCTTCATCCAG GATGCCGTTGAGTACAAGAAGAGGGTTCGCCAACAAGCCAAACAGTATCCACCTCTGGTGTAA